In Rhododendron vialii isolate Sample 1 chromosome 9a, ASM3025357v1, the following are encoded in one genomic region:
- the LOC131301388 gene encoding uncharacterized protein LOC131301388, with protein MAGSTEEHESDQPPVLDDEASNGEDDDDVLDEDDEEDFGDGEEGPVVRADMDDLFRRISTNSVPLRVHDVFIKGNTKTKESLIEYEIEALKNATTVQELLQAAAVANARLRRLGIFDSVNITLDAGPPELPGTANVVVEVVETKNPISGDFGVFSKPEARSWSLEGSLKLKNLFGFGDLWDGSLAYGWDQTSEVSAGVSLPRLRGLASPVLGRVSLLSKDWLNFSSYKERELGLSLGLLSSTNHDLAYNLTWRSLTDPLQIASRSIRRQLGHGLLSSLKYTFKIDQRNSPLRPTQGYAFVSTSQIGGLIPDYRSLRFLRQEFHLRYAFPLGFYNAAVNFGVSSGAIFPWGNGFLNMPSSMPERFFFSGNSSPVCNLGGPMTLLGFKPRGWGPTEPRRQIRENSNNESSDTYSGRDFLGGDLAFTGFADLSFDFPLRVLREAGIHGHFFACAGNLSKLTENAFRDFSLKKFLESSRSSAGFGIVVPTKLFQLEINYCYILKQLEHDRGKTGVQFSFSSPL; from the exons atggcagGCTCAACCGAAGAACATGAAAGCGATCAACCACCAGTTCTCGACGACGAAGCCTCCAACGGCGAGGATGACGACGACGTATTGGACGAGGATGACGAAGAAGACTTCGGCGACGGAGAAGAAGGACCAGTGGTTAGAGCCGATATGGACGACCTCTTCCGCCGCATATCAACGAACAGCGTCCCCCTCCGAGTCCACGACGTGTTCATCAAAGGCAACACGAAGACCAAAGAATCACTCATCGAATACGAAATCGAAGCCCTGAAAAACGCCACCACGGTGCAAGAGCTCCTCCAGGCCGCGGCCGTCGCCAATGCTCGTCTTCGCCGCCTCGGAATCTTCGATTCCGTCAACATCACGCTCGATGCGGGCCCGCCGGAGTTGCCGGGCACTGCGAACGTCGTCGTTGAGGTCGTCGAGACCAAAAACCCTATCTCCGGCGATTTCGGTGTATTCTCGAAGCCTGAG GCTAGATCTTGGTCACTTGAAGGATCACTCAAGCTGAAAAACTTATTTGGATTTGGGGACCTTTGGGATGGTTCTTTGGCTTATGGCTGGGACCAAACATCAGAGGTCAGTGCTGGTGTGTCTTTGCCTAGATTGAGAGGATTGGCATCTCCTGTGCTCGGTCGAGTATCTCTGCTGTCCAAGGATTGGCTGAATTTTTCATCTTACAAAGAGCGAGAATTGGGCTTGTCTCTTGGCCTGTTATCTTCTACGAATCATGATTTGGCATACAATCTTACCTGGCGTTCCTTAACAGACCCATTACAGATTGCATCTAGGTCAATAAGGAGGCAGCTTGGACATGGTCTGCTCTCATCCCTAAAGTATACATTCAAGATTGACCAGAGAAACTCACCTCTGAGGCCAACTCAAGGATATGCTTTTGTTTCTACTTCTCAAATCGGCGGTCTTATACCTGATTATCGGAGCTTACGATTTTTGCGCCAG GAGTTTCATCTTCGTTACGCTTTTCCCTTGGGTTTTTATAACGCTGCAGTCAACTTTGGGGTTTCCAGTGGTGCCATTTTTCCCTGGGGAAATGGATTCTTGAATATGCCCTCTTCTATGCCGGAGAGATTCTTCTTCAGTGGTAATTCTTCTCCGGTTTGCAACTTGGGAGGCCCGATGACGTTGTTAGGGTTTAAGCCAAGGGGATGGGGCCCTACTGAACCAAGGAGGCAAATTAGAGAAAACTCCAATAATGAAAGTTCTGATACTTATTCAGGTAGGGATTTTCTTGGAGGAGACCTTGCTTTTACAGGTTTTGCGGACCTTTCTTTCGATTTTCCATTGAGAGTTTTGCGAGAAGCTGGTATCCATGGACATTTCTTTGCTTGTGCTGGGAATCTTTCCAAATTAACAGAGAATGCATTTCGAGATTTTTCTTTGAAGAAGTTCCTTGAGTCTTCCCGAAGCTCTGCAGGATTTGGAATCGTTGTACCTACTAAACTATTTCAATTGGAG ATAAACTACTGTTACATACTGAAACAACTTGAGCATGACCGTGGGAAGACTGGTGTGCAATTTAGTTTCTCTTCACCATTATAA
- the LOC131301341 gene encoding probable inactive receptor-like protein kinase At3g56050 — MIEIWRFTERRSAIFLLVGCVLYQNLSSCWSLNEEGLALSNWNDGFRILDPCSWFGLDCWNTNVLVLNNAKTGSSAPRKLLDKHAPVPPKAAYATLSSPSSSPSPSPSPKSRASSSSPSPSPRSDAPYSSPSPSPTPSTAPTPDASSHSFDSPTTPMPSSTAENTSESSNSNSHRALIICAATVGPMLLFSLVIGIFFCRGNKIVAVRPWATGLSGQLQKAFVTGVPKLKRAELEAACEDFSNVIGSSPIGTVYKGTLSSGVEIAVTSIAVTSAKEWSTNLEAQFRDKINSLSKVNHKNFMNLLGYCEEDEPFTRMLVFEYAPNGTLFEHLHIKEAEHLEWGMRMRITMGIAYCLDHMHQLKRPIAHKNLHSSSVNLTEDYASKVSDFVLLDKVAAAEMDSHPESNVYSFGVVLFEIVTGRLHSGSIEDWASDYLRGDRSLRDMVDPTLKSFQEEQIEQIDEVIKSCVNPNPKRRPQMKDVTARLREITSIGPDGAVPKLSPLWWAELEILSVEGS, encoded by the exons ATGATCGAGATTTGGAGGTTTACAGAGCGTCGGTCTGCGATTTTTCTACTCGTCGGGTGTGTGCTGTATCAGAATTTGAGCTCGTGTTGGTCTTTAAACGAGGAAG GTTTGGCTTTGTCGAATTGGAATGATGGCTTCCGAATACTGGATCCGTGTTCGTGGTTTGGCTTGGATTGTTGGAATACAAATGTTTTGGTCTT GAACAATGCTAAAACTGGCAGTTCTGCTCCTCGGAAGCTTCTAGATAAGCATGCTCCAGTTCCACCAAAAGCAGCTTATGCTACGTTGTCATCACCTTCttcatctccatctccatcacCATCTCCCAAATCTAGGGCTTCATCATCTTCTCCATCGCCATCGCCAAGATCAGACGCTCCATATTCTTCCCCTTCCCCATCTCCCACACCCTCCACTGCCCCTACTCCTGATGCTTCTTCGCATTCCTTCGACAGTCCAACGACTCCGATGCCTTCGTCGACTGCAGAAAACACCAGTGAAAGTTCCAACTCAAACAGTCATCGAGCTCTAATAATATGTGCAGCCACAGTGGGTCCTATGCTGCTTTTTTCTTTGGTCATTGGCATATTCTTTTGTCGAGGCAACAAGATAGTTGCAGTCAGACCCTGGGCCACAGGATTAAGTGGACAGCTGCAGAAAGCATTTGTAACTG GTGTGCCAAAGCTCAAGAGAGCAGAGCTTGAAGCAGCTTGTGAAGATTTCAGTAACGTGATTGGTTCTTCACCAATTGGAACAGTATACAAAGGGACTTTGTCTAGTGGGGTTGAAATTGCTGTTACCTCAATTGCTGTGACATCTGCCAAGGAGTGGTCAACTAATCTGGAAGCTCAATTCAGGGACAAG ATCAACTCATTATCAAAAGTGAATCACAAGAATTTTATGAATCTTCTTGGCTATTGTGAGGAGGATGAGCCTTTCACCAGAATGTTGGTCTTTGAGTATGCTCCAAACGGGACACTCTTTGAGCATTTACACA TAAAAGAAGCAGAACACTTGGAGTGGGGGATGCGGATGAGGATTACAATGGGCATAGCATACTGCCTTGATCACATGCACCAACTCAAACGACCAATCGCCCACAAAAACCTCCACTCTTCATCTGTCAATCTAACCGAAGATTACGCATCAAAGGTGtcagattttgttttgttggacAAAGTAGCTGCCGCTGAGATGGACTCACATCCAGAAAGCAATGTATAtagttttggtgtcgttttgtttGAAATAGTTACCGGTAGACTTCACAGTGGGTCAATTGAGGACTGGGCGTCGGATTACTTGAGAGGGGACCGTTCCCTTAGAGACATGGTGGATCCAACTttaaaatctttccaagagGAGCAGATTGAACAAATAGATGAAGTGATTAAATCCTGTGTCAACCCTAACCCTAAGCGAAGGCCACAAATGAAAGATGTCACTGCAAGGTTGAGAGAGATAACATCTATAGGACCCGATGGGGCTGTCCCTAAACTCTCTCCTCTTTGGTGGGCAGAGCTTGAGATTCTGTCTGTAGAAGGAAGTTGA
- the LOC131302041 gene encoding sister chromatid cohesion 1 protein 1 translates to MFYSHQLLARKAPLGQIWMAATMHAKINRKKLDKLNIIKICEEILNPSVPMALRLSGILMGGVVIVYERKVKLLFDDVNRFLVEINQAWKVKSVPDPTLLPKGKSQAKFEAVTLPDNNQDADLGEIEQSLNYTNTMMGFQETAYVAMRLDNVDEPYINNDPREEAQSEQYHQADAANITLFDRFDSYQTDANRYSRFERFDIEGDDDETQANFTSQERTQIPSSLIPSPPLPSEPQKPDEILDQHPEDQVYHQPDGGKAASQPQQDLQRQGPTRRKARKPAAYAMDYVQTIIPGHIYQSWLQSASDIVSRRGRKRKHFNAMSTMKIGNLMDLPPTVLLCGLFTTGNREVHYPAPLLELWVRSTQPPHDSPSWKTSPPQPPEPSASSPADRVHYNDSMGFPCEDVHGGLSSHSMGVSIEKQRTNVNVNAIPTEVLMEELRNNLVNDGVRVNEANVMVTPGNSGDEVRSIPSSGSGHGTSGRSNKKRPYSSSIHSGSSLETVAEENPWQHPDPNFKLARLSENGLTPENDLLVETGPTQTQQPILNPATDQITNSIRMQLKTHFETPGSSQKESLNQLAFGMNKIRAAHLFYQTCVLASRDFVRVEQHVPYGDILISRGAKM, encoded by the exons ATGTTCTACTCTCACCAGCTCCTGGCTCGGAAAGCCCCGCTCGGCCAGATATG GATGGCAGCGACAATGCACGCGAAAATCAATCGGAAGAAGCTTGACAAGCTCAACATCATCAAAATCTG CGAAGAGATCCTAAATCCGTCGGTTCCAATGGCTCTTCGACTCTCCGGAATTCTCATGG GAGGAGTAGTGATTGTCTACGAACGAAAAGTAAAACTCCTTTTTG ATGACGTGAATCGCTTTTTG GTGGAGATAAACCAGGCGTGGAAGGTTAAATCCGTACCGGATCCGACCCTCCTCCCCAAGGGCAAATCTCAGGCAAA GTTCGAAGCTGTTACATTACCTGATAACAATCAAGATGCAGACCTTGGAGAGATTGAGCAGTCCCTCAATTACACTAACACAATGATGGGGTTCCAGGAAACCGCCTATGTCGCAATG CGATTAGACAATGTGGATGAGCCCTATATTAACAACGATCCGAGGGAAGAAGCTCAATCCGAGCAATACCATCAAG ctgaTGCCGCCAATATCACGTTATTTGACCGATTTGATTCATATCAGACTGATGCCAATCGTTACAGTCGCTTTGAGAG GTTTGACATTGAAGGGGATGATGATGAGACACAGGCAAATTTTACGTCTCAAGAACGCACACAAATTCCGAGTTCTCTGATACCATCTCCACCCCTTCCTTCTGAGCCTCAAAAAC CTGATGAAATCCTGGACCAGCATCCTGAAGACCAGGTTTATCACCAACCTGATGGGGGAAAGGCAGCTAGTCAG CCCCAACAGGATCTCCAGAGGCAAGGACCAACACGAAGGAAGGCAAGGAAGCCTGCAGCCTATGCCATGGATTATGTGCAAACTATCATTCCTGGACACATATACCAGTCCTGGCTTCAGAGTGCTTCTGATATTGTGtcaagaagaggaagaaaaagaaag CATTTCAATGCCATGTCTACCATGAAGATAGGCAACCTCATGGATTTGCCTCCCACAGTACTACTCTGTGGGCTCTTTACAACTGGAAATAGAGAAGTACATTACCCAGCACCTCTTTTGGAACTATGGGTTAGAAGTACCCAACCTCCACATGATTCACCTTCAT GGAAGACATCCCCACCCCAGCCACCAGAACCTTCTGCATCATCACCTGCAGATAGAGTTCATTATAACGACTCAATGGGATTT CCTTGTGAAGATGTGCATGGTGGACTTAGCTCCCATTCAATGGGAGTTTCCATAGAGAAGCAACGGACAAATGTCAATGTTAATGCGATACCAACTGAAGTCCTCATGGAGGAGCTAAGAAACAACCTTGTGAACGATGGTGTGAGAGTGAATGAAGCCAATGTGATGGTCACGCCCGGAAACTCTG GAGATGAAGTAAGATCTATTCCCAGTTCAGGATCTGGGCATGGGACCTCAGGCAG GTCCAACAAAAAGAGGCCTTATTCTTCGTCCATACACAGTGGTAGCAGCCTTGAAACAGTAGCTGAGGAGAATCCATGGCAGCACCCAGACCCAAATTTCAAGTTAGCCAGACTATCTGAAAATGGCCTGACACCTGAGAATG ATCTTTTGGTGGAAACTGGACCTACACAAACCCAACAGCCAATCTTGAATCCAGCCACTGATCAGATAACCAACTCTATTCGAAT GCAGCTGAAGACTCATTTCGAGACACCAGGATCCTCTCAAAAGGAATCCCTAAACCAGCTAGCCTTTGGGATGAACAAAATAAGAGCAGCCCATCTCTTCTATCAAACTTGTG TTCTAGCCTCTCGTGATTTCGTAAGAGTTGAGCAACATGTGCCATATGGGGATATTCTCATTTCTAGAGGGGCAAAGATGTGA